Genomic DNA from Theropithecus gelada isolate Dixy chromosome 1, Tgel_1.0, whole genome shotgun sequence:
CAACACTTGCTTACCAGGCTGTCTTAAGAATTCTCAGGAGATAGCCCTCTTTATGGCTCAGGTTGTCCTCACTCAGCAATTGAAACAATTAACTACTGATATTAGCCAACGCCCCCACCTGGAGGCCCAGGGAGAGCTGGACTGTGTCAAGCTTCCCTAGCATGCCAGTAGTTCCCACCCTGACACCCTGccccagagctcctcctgccccCCATCCCCACGGATACTCACTCAGGAGTGTTCACCCAGATGATGTCCAAGTGGCAGAAGTAGACGCACTCCTTGTCGAGCCAGGAGCTGCAGGAGCAACGGCGAAGCCGCAGGTGGGTGCCTTGGGCATGAGGTGAGGATGCTGGCTGCTCCAGGGTGGCAGCAGCCTGGCCCTTCCCTGCATgcacaggagggagagagagtcagagaggtGGGTTGGGGTGCCTGGCACATCCCGGAGTGGGGGACCCACCGGGCCCCTCCTCTTGCATAATCGAGGGACTTGGCACTCTTGCTGCTCAACAGCTCCAGGCCAGCCCAGGGAAGTCCCAGCAGCCCGTGGGGAGCCTGGGCGCCTCTGCATTTGCAGAACCGTCCCCCTGTGACCACTGCCGCCAGGCTCCCGCCCCTGTCTGCCTCCAGCTGGCTTGGGAGGCACTGCAGCCCCAGGGGGAGACACAGGTAGACAGACCCAGGAGCTGTAGGCAGCAGGTGAGGCCAGGGCAGCTCACCTTCATGCAGGGCCACGAGCAGGGCTAGTGCAACAGAGCACCAGGTGGTGGGCATGGAGACCATAGCAGCGGCGGAGCGGGCGGGCTGGCCTGGAGCAGGGAGCGCCTGTTGCCAGTGTCCTGCTGTTAAGCTGAGCAGATAGCTCATTGCCTCGGTGCCCTGGCTGCCTCTTATACCAGGCGTTGTGCCCCACCCCTTCTGGTCCAGCCCTGCCCCGCTGCACCGGCGGGCTGGGAGCCAGGGACACCGCCTCCTCCCCGGGCGCCCAGCCCGACCCAGCCTCTGCAGTGAAGGGGGGAGGGAGATGGAAGGCCCGCTCCTCCCTCTGTGCCTGGAGCACCTCTGGGAGTCCTGAGGATCCCCGGCAGTCCCCAGGGGCCCCTCGCAGTCCAGGTGGACTTCCTCAAGTCACCCCCAGCTGCCCCAAGccccctccctcactctctcgGCGGCTGCTCCACAGGTCTTGCCCAGGGCTGTGAGTGTGGAGGAGGAGGTTCCATGAGCAAAACCCTTCTCCTCGGAGGAGACTCTGCCATCTATCCTGCCTGCCCTCTGCCAACCAGGCTGAGGATGCCCCTCTGTTGTGTGGGATGTGAAAGGCCCACGCAAGGCTGTTTGGCCTTGGGCGAGTCAGAGCCCTCTCTGGGCCTGCCTCCCTCAGTGAAGGACACAGCTCATGCCTGACTTCTGACCAGCCTGGAACTGCTTCATCCCTACCTCACCCAGGAAATGCCCCCCTCAACCTCTGCCCTATCACCCCAGGGCCTGGGGCAGGAGTTCTAGTCCCTTCCAGAAGCTGTTCAGCTATGCGGCCATGGCCAAGGGCATCCTTCCTGGGCCTGTTTCCTTGTTTGCAAACAAGGCCAAAACAAGAAGATACTTCACCTGCTTGGCTTACAGGCTCCTTTGAGACTAAGAAGGTGGTTTCAAACCCCTTCCTGAAAGATGCTCctgaggacacacacacaaagcgcCCCTTGAACCGTCTCCTGTCCCGGCCATGACAGGATGTCTCGGCTCCCACTGGTGGCTACTGTCTGCAAAAGAAGTAAGGCAGGGGACCTCTCTGGGGGCTGGCATTCCGCTCCCGCCCCTCTGCTGGCCCAGAAGCCTTGCTGAGGAGGGGAGAGCAGGGATGAACCACAGCTGTGCTGAGCAGCTTGGGGACCTGGCAGGCACCCTCTGTTACTGCCCCGGCCTGGCTCAGAGTCCACTTCCTGCCGGAGTCTTCTCAGGGACCCTGTCTCCAGGCACAGCAGGAAAGGCCCTCTCATTTCTCGGAATTCCCAGGGCTTGTGTCTCTCATGCCGGCCTGACTCATATCATTGCACTTATCTCCCCTGTAATCTCAAGGTCCGGAGCCCCAGAGGAGGCAGGGCCTGACACCTACCCTGCACACAGTAGGGGCCTTGTGAgggcttcctgagggcagggggGTGAAGAGACACACACCTGGCTTTCCACTTACAGAACCCAGGATGCCCAATGCTCAGGTCCTGTATTCAGCAGCTCCTTTGTCATTGGACATTTACGAAGGGGACAATAGGTGACCACCAGGAACAGGCAAGTTTGCATCTTCCTAGGGTGTGCCCAGAGCAAGCGTGCAGCTGTGAAATCCTGGAGAAACTGGCAGAACTGATGGAGAGTGACAGCAGGGTCTTCCTTCCCTGAGGCTGGGCTGGCTActgtgaaaaaaagaacaaatgtttcctgagcacctactacgtGCTTGGAGCACTATCGACTCTTCCTCACCACAACCCCAGGAGGCAGCTATTATTACAGGGGAGTCAGCTGGGGACTGCCCACAAAGAGGCTCAGAGAGCAGCAGGGCCTGGCCAAGGCCACCCAGTGGGCAGGTGGCTTGATCTCTCAAGCAAAGCACAAGGGACTCCCCGTGAGGTGCTCGCTGCCCTCCCACGTCGTGCCTCTCGAAGAATTTAGAAGAATATTTCTGGAATGAGGTGAGCAACACTCACAATCATTTCTATCAGCCTCTGAGAGAATATGAATACGGAATTAAGCAGGGTCGGGGGCTGGTTGGGGGTGGATAGAGAATTCAAACCGCTGGACtgtgaagagaagaaagaaggaaaagcaggTCAGCGGGGAGACGGAGGGGGCCAGGGTGGGCAGGAAAACAAACAGGGAGGCAGAtaaagacaggcagagagaaggggagaatgaGGAAGCAGTGCATAGCCAGAAAGAAAGAACTCGGATTTGAGAAAGTAAAAGAGGGAAACCatagggagaagagggaaggttCTAAGGCGTCTAATCTTTACACAAATGCAAAATGCCTGTTCAAGACAATAGGGAACCAGAGGCTCCCAGCCGGGGAAACATAATAGAAGCATTAAATGAACCCAGAGACAGGATCCCTCCCGGGTGTGAAAGAAGGGTGACGACAAGTCAGGGGCCGCTGCCGGAGCCCTGCAGGGTCAGCACAGCGAGCTGTGAGATGGGCCCGGCTCCggtttctctccttctctgccctcGGCTTGAGCTGGACAACAGGGCTCCTGTGAAATGGAGAGGACTGGCCCAGGAACCTGAGCGAGCCTGGATCTTAGGGGATGAAACCATTTCTGGAACAGCGCTACCTCACTGACAAGAGTTAGTTTCCAGGTAGGGAAAATTAAGCTGAGTTAATAATAGTCAACCCCAGCTCCCTGGGTCGCTTAGCCTGGGCCTCTGTTCCTCGCCTCTGCCTCTGGTGGCTGGTCGGACTGTCTGACCCTGCCACCTATAACTGTCCTGGCTTCACTGTCCCTGTCCTTTCTAGGTGGCCTGGCTTCATGGCCCCCTGGCCCCACTGCTCTGGCCCTGGCACCTGCCTGAGTTTGTTAAGGCTGCAGGGGGAAGGGTAGGGAACCACTGAAGGTCACCCTCTCAGAATTTGAAGAGAACCGCTTTACACACTAAGCGATTTGTTTCCCTTATGCTTGCAGCAGCCCAATCCGAGAAACAGGGATGTGTCGGGAGGGAGGGTTGGCAGAAGAGAGCAGTTGAGTGTATTTCTGAGTAAGGCACTGGGCTAGAAACTGCCCCCTAGAAATCCCCCTGTCTCCACTCCCATTTGGTAGATGAGATAACTGAGGTGCAAGAGGAGGAGCAACTTGCTCAAGACACTGATGGGGCTGGGCATGTTCTCTTGGTTCCTAACGTGCCTCACCCTTTCCCGTACACCGTGAAGCTCTCCCAGGGGTTCAAACTGAGCCCAGGATCCTGGGTCCCTTGGAGAAAGGCTGTCAGGAGGGACCCCACTGGCAGGAAGGCTGGGGCACTGGGATGAGGTTAGACTGTCTCTCTGTGCACCCCAAAGCTCCCTCTATAGTCCCAGCTCTAAGAGCAAATATGGTCCTGTCAAGCAGCTGTCCAGCAGCTGTGGACACTGAGCTGAACGGAGGTTGCATGGGAGTGAAGTCTAAGTGTCCTGGTGATGTCTGATACAACAGGGCTGGGCTGCAGCAGGTGCCTGGGATTGCGATTGAGGCCCTGTACCAGGAAGCTTTGTGCCAGCTCTGCTTTTCATGCTATGTGGCCTAGGGCTCCTCTCCCTGGCCTCAGGTGTCCTGTCTTCCCATTGATGGTGAGAGGTGCTTTCACCTCTGACTGCCTGTGACATTCAGGATCAAGCTGACCTGAGTTTAGAGCTCCCCAGATGGAGGCCGGCAGACTCCAGCAGCATGGCTCTTGCAGCTTGAGGCCTTCTGCTCTTTCACCTCTGCAAAACCAGTCATTTCCCTGTCGACACTTGGCCTCATGGGGTTTTGGGAAGTTCTGTTTGCAGACCCAGTGGAAGGGACACAGTGTCTTTgctgcaggcacacaccatgcAGACGGCCTAGCAGAGCAAGCAGCTGGGAAGAGGGGCTGGCTGGGGGAGATGACAGGAGCTTGCGGGGGCTGGGAGTTGGGGAGGGTTTGGCCCTGGAGCCAGCCTGGGCTGGGGTTTAGGGACTTAGGAGACTCAGACATTCCCATCACCACTTGTCCCAGATGCTGTGGGTTGGGCTGCCCCTACTCAGGCCTGGGGCCACTCAGCCTCAGGGCCTCTTTCTGGTGGGTGGTCTGGGCCTCCTGCCATCAGCCACAGCTCACCCTGAGCCAGCAGGACCAGTCACCACCCACACCACTGTCCTCAAACTGGGTCTTTGCAAGGGCAGCCTCAACCTGCGGGGCCGGCTCCCTTGGTCTCCATGGCTTACCTTGGAGGACACCCTTGGTCCTCCTCCCTCCGTCTCAGCCCATTTGGATTTATGTCTCCCACATAAACCgtacttttaaaagaataatttatgtgCCCTGTTTGTTATCAAACTAAGGGTAATCAGAGCAGGGTCAGCCAGGCCTATGGAACTGCTAGAATTTCAGCTGAAAGCAGACATGGTTCAATCAAGGCACCCTTGTTAAGAGGCCACGTAAGTCCTCCTGGACTTTTTGAAATGAGGAAACCAACTCAGGGCTCAGCATCTAGGATGAGTTACTTCTAACGGGCTAAGGGCCAGATTCCCCACTTAGCCTTTTAGGAATAGAGggtaaataagcatttattgagtgcttaataTATTCTGAGCCCTGCGTTAAATGATCTACATATATTAGCTTCGTGAACTGTCACAACATATCTCTGGGGTAGTTACTGTAATGAGTCCCTATGTTATAAATGAAGAAACGAGACTCAGAGAGGGCGACTTGCCCCATGTCAgacagctagaaagtggcagagccaaggtTAGAAAGCAAGTCAGTGTAGCCCCAAAGCCTGGCCCTGAGCCTATGTGTCCCCAGTGTGCTTTCCTGACACCCCAACCCCTGGGGAGTCCCCCCACCTCACAGTAACTCTTTTCTAGGGCACACTTCCCTGCTCTCAGCAGGCAGAGAGCCCTAGGCAAGAACTTTTCCCCTTATGCTTATCTGCTATGGGACCAACAGCCTATACCATGTCTATCCAATGATCCTGCCATCTATCCACCTACccacctatctatctatccatccatccatccatccatccgcctTTCCTCCCATCCACCTTCCTTCTATCCATTGATCcatcgatccatccatccattcattcatccatccatccatccgtatactcactcatccatccatctttcctcCCATTCACCTTCTTTCTATCCATTAATCCATTGATCCATCcgtctacccatccatccatcaacctTTCCTCTCATCCACCTTCTTTCTATCCATtgatccatccattcatccatctatccatccgtctacccacccatctatccacctTTCCTCCCATCcgctttctttctctccatcagTCTACTTATCATCAAACcttttatccattcttccattagCATATCTACTCAACCAGCCTCCCATGCACCCATCCTCCTTCATAAGAAACAAGATTGGAGAGATTAGGAGGGTCAAGGCTTGAAGAGCTTTGAATGGCATATTACACTTGTCCTGGAAATATTATTTGGTTGCTTTCTAGAGGCGGGTGTGTCTCCCCACTGATATGATGAGCTAATTGAAACATGGTCTTCTCTGGAATCCCCACCTCAGAGCCTAGCACGGGTCTGGGCCCATGATCTGTGCCAAACACTGGCATGAAATGAAATGCAACAAGATGGCTTCATCTCATCAGACAAAGCTTTGCATAGACACCCCTTCTAAAGAGGTCTAGGCCCCTTTTCTCATCTGATGCCATTCTTCAAAATGCTCTAACGATGAAGACTTGAGATTATCTTTAAGGAAAAAGTCAGAGATGAAAGGGCCCTTGGTCTACACCCAGATGATGAAGCTGGGGTCTAGGGAGGACCCTGCCAGAGGTCTCCCTGCTAGGCCTGGATCCTGGAGACCCAGGATGTCTGCATGCTTTTCTCTCTGAGGCCTAGGCCCCTGTGCTTGGAGGGGCTGGAACCCCAGCCTTCTCCTCTatcccaccatcaccaccagccaAGACATGTAGCTGATATTTTTTCAGAGTCACACCCACTGTGTTGCTTAGAACTGATGTTTTCCAAGGCGCACCCAGGGCCCCACCAGGAGGCCGCCTTTCCTGGGAAGGGGTGAGCCATGAGGAGGCTGGGCCACGCAGGGGTACAGTACTTCATTCTAGAATTAAGTGTCAGCTAAAAATAAGTGCCTGGTGCCTGTATCATCAGGATAACTTGGTGCCCATAAGGCAGGCAAAGCCAGGGTTCCCACTGTGATTTTAGGCCAGCATTCCTAGGCAGGGGTGTGCCTGGGGCACCTCCTTGCCTGAAGGCCTTGGCTTTCCTGCCCAACTACGGGGAATCCTGAGCCATGAATGACCCAGATGGGCACAGCTGGGCCCTGGTGGGCAGAAAGGTGGTCAGGAGCTGAAGCCACTGTTCAGGGGAAGCTCAGGGTATGGGGGTGAGTCAGAGGCAAGCCCACCCCTGGCACCTCTGAGGGTTGGCAGATCCGGGCTCCAGCTTCAAAGCCCTGTGACTCAGGCTTGAATTCCCCCTCACCCACTATCCTATTATGGACAAATGCCTGAGACTGTGTCAGCCCAGGGGTAGTTTGGGCAGGGGTTTACCTGTCTGGGGGCTGGTTCTGTGGCTCGCTAACCATGTCACTAAGGGCACACCATGGTTTAATCTTTCTGAGTGTCAGAGGCCACATTTGTCAAGAGCATCTAAGAAGAAAAATCCCACCGGGCAGCTGCTGGGAGTGCTTCGTGGTGGAGCCAGTGTGAGAGCTGGCCTTTGCCTGGCTCAGGAGGGCACTGCCTAGCCGCTTCTGCCTGCCTTCCCCACTCACCCTGGGATGCAGAGTGCTTGTGGGCCTTGTAGTATGAACAAAGTCTTGGAAagaagtggtgtgtgtgtgtgtgtgtgtgtgtgtgtgtgtgtgtgtatgtgcagggTGTTATTCGAATGTGCCATCTTCATGCCAGGGAAGAGATCCCTATGACAGGTCCCTTCTCTGCTCTGGGTCATCAAATCCCTCCAAGGCAAGTGGCCACCCTGCTGACTTGCTCTGCCCACCCATGTTTGCTTTGGCACACCATGTAGCACCACACCAGAGGAGAAGTGTGCTGAGATTTGAGAGGTTCCAGGCAAAGCTGCTTTCCTGCAAAAACCAGGCTTCAGCTTGAAATCTGTGGTCTGGTCCCAGCCTGGCACCAGGGTAAAGTGTCTCACCAAGTCAAAATGCCCACCCTGGCATTGGACCTGCCTGGGTGCTGACCCTCAGCTGTCTTTCCTGCCTCATCCCACTAAGGCTGATCTGCGTATCCAAGGCTTTAGTCCACCAGACCCCAGGGTGGGCCACACTCTGAATGCATAGCAGACTTCCTCACCTTATGTCTCTGGGCAAGCTGGGGCCTCCCGTCATTTTTACATTCCTACTTACTTGGTTTACTCTGCCCATTCTTCCAGGCCCATCTCAAATGTTACCTCTCCCAGGAAGCATTCCCAACTCTGTCCAAGCGTCTTCAGTGGACACATGAGCTCTGAGACTCCCAGAAGGccttcttgagcctgggaagtgagGGCATCCTGGGTCCAGGCAGGCAGCTCCCAGGCTGGGAAGAGGGGGACATGGAGTTGCAGGCTTGGGCTTGGCTTCTAGCTGGGTGGCTGCTGGCAAGCCCCTTCTCCTGTCTGAGCATCAGCTTTGTCCTCCATTAAGTGACGTGGCACTGCTGGTGACTTGGAGACTAAAGCTTGAAGTCAGCGGCAGCCCAGAAAGACTTCTTTAGAGCCTTTGCACCCACCTGGTAAGTTTAGTGCTCGGCCTGCAGAGGGCACTCCAGGGCGACAGAACCCCAGGAGCCCTTCCCTGATGCTACTCCATCCGCAACAGGAGAGCCGGGCCATCTGCTCGCCACCTCCCCATCATCCACTGAAACGAACCTGGCCTACTATGTGCTATCATAAGAATCTATGTGAATCATAAGAATTCATCACAGTTATTGTTTACTGAACCTTCCCATGTGCCAACACTCACAAAACCCACTGTATATTATATATCACCACAATTAATCATCCCAGTGGGAAGGCACTTagtattattaccattttatagatgaggagccTGAGGAAGTGAGGAGACTCAGGAGTtgaaatgacttgctcaaggtcatttGAATCTAGATCTGCCTGCTACATGGCCTGCGTTCTTAGCCACTATCCCAGCACATATGATCCCAGAGAGAATTTTCATGGGATGCAGCTTATTATTACCTTTAGTTTccagatgggtaaactgaggtaTCTTGTCCATCTGGCAAGAAAGGAGCTGGGATCTGAACCTGGGTCAGCCTGAGCTCTTGGCTTGAGCACGCAACCTCAGTTTGGATTTTCTTGTCAGAACAAAAGAGTCCCCCAAAACAGGTCCTGGGGATCGACCTCAGGACCTGAGTCTGGGGGCAGCAGGAGTTCCTCCATCCCTCAGCCCAGTCCCAGCCTTT
This window encodes:
- the EDN2 gene encoding endothelin-2 isoform X2, yielding MVSMPTTWCSVALALLVALHEGKGQAAATLEQPASSPHAQGTHLRLRRCSCSSWLDKECVYFCHLDIIWVNTPEQTAPYGLGNPPRRRRRSLPRRCQCSSARDPSCATFCLRRPWDISTVKSLLAKRQQEAMREPRPTHSRWRKR